A stretch of the Lineus longissimus chromosome 10, tnLinLong1.2, whole genome shotgun sequence genome encodes the following:
- the LOC135494846 gene encoding FMR1-interacting protein NUFIP1-like — protein MYRGIPGGQRPPPPDFGNGRGFWPGPRGGRGGGFNFRGGYPFPGGPPGGPSPFHPVPDCRYEEFGCPSSGPAHSRGGPRGRGRGRGRGHHGNNNNGQKKQKTEKVNKKDLPENNAFYCDVCDRGYKMEDKFKEHVDQHVECDVEKCTYVASPKLVKLHYDFQHRTGLAKKIWSLESAEDIQKWRDERKKNFPTADNIAKKKLVRDSQHSRGEVIETKQFGKMRGGGRGRGRGGGRGRGGRNDRHGNKRQWNDRNDSHHWQNSGPEQKKIKTDGQGQNPVEVKPHDPALDPLSYVLEEKKASDEDKPRDVPAKKLQLCGGLGSLISSYGDVTDSNSEEEEPLVKVNTLEKSGVKSSPGNLPASRDTSSLQSWPHSQPDKSPPKPRVTEEMPMPRQWPPKRNRSGRKNRDNRNNRPQPAWKKAQTSTLLEKLLASDIRHERNVILQCVRYIVNNNFFGIGQKAETVNSDKISEIEPVRVDEDKVGEIKRDGNEENKEELDNNVNSGDLVIEDRSVVDEDIWESGMATAT, from the exons ATGTATCGCGGCATACCGGGTGGACAACGACCACCTCCACCAGACTTTGGTAATGGTAGAGGATTTTGGCCTGGACCACGAGGTGGGCGTGGTGGAGGATTCAATTTTCGAGGCGGTTACCCATTCCCTGGTGGGCCACCTGGAGGTCCTTCACCTTTCCATCCAGTACCTGATTGTAGATATGAAGAATTTG GCTGTCCATCTTCCGGGCCAGCGCATTCAAGAGGTGGACCAAGAGGGAGGGGCAGAGGTAGAGGTAGaggtcaccatggcaacaacaATAACGGACAGAAG AAGCAGAAAACAGAGAAGGTGAATAAGAAAGATCTTCCAGAAAACAACGCATTTTACTGCGATGTGTGTGATCGTGGTTACAAGATGGAGGACAAGTTTAAAGAACATGTAGATCAACATGTTGAG TGCGATGTGGAGAAATGTACATATGTTGCCTCCCCAAAACTGGTCAAGCTACACTATGACTTT CAACATCGTACAGGTTTGGCAAAGAAGATCTGGTCCTTGGAGTCAGCTGAAGACATCCAGAAATGGAGGGATGAAAGAAAAAA GAATTTCCCAACAGCTGATAATATTGCCAAGAAGAAATTGGTGCGAGATTCTCAGCACTCAAGAGGAGAAGTGATTGAAACTAAACAGTTTGG TAAGATGAGGGGTGGAGGAAGAGGTCGGGGACGGGGTGGCGGCCGTGGACGAGGTGGAAGGAATGATCGCCACGGCAACAAAAGACAGTGGAATGATCGTAATGACTCGCACCATTGGCAGAATTCAGGGCCGgaacaaaagaaaataaaaactgaTGGACAGGGCCAAAATCCAGTGGAAGTGAAGCCACATGATCCTGCACTGGACCCGTTATCATATGTATTGGAGGAGAAAAAAGCCTCGG ATGAGGACAAACCTCGTGATGTCCCCGCGAAGAAATTACAGCTGTGTGGAGGCTTGGGGTCGTTGATCTCCTCGTACGGGGATGTGACGGACAGCAATAgcgaggaagaagaaccactgGTGAAAGTAAACACACTTGAAAAATCTGGCGTCAAAAGTTCACCTGGAAATTTGCCAGCATCTAGAGATACAAGTAGTTTACAGT CCTGGCCTCATAGTCAACCTGATAAATCTCCACCCAAACCAAGAGTGACGGAGGAAATGCCAATGCCTCGACAATGGCCACCAAAGCGTAATCGTTCTGGTCGGAAGAATCGTGATAATCGAAATAACAGACCACAGCCTGCTTGGAAGAAAGCCCAGACGTCAACACTGCTTGAAAAG TTGCTTGCCTCGGATATCAGACACGAGAGGAACGTCATCTTGCAGTGTGTACGTTACATCGTGAACAATAACTTCTTTGGTATCGGACAGAAAGCTGAAACTGTGAACAGTGATAAGATTTCAGAAATTGAACCAGTGCGAGTTGATGAAGACAAGGTTGGTGAGATCAAGAGAGACGGTAATGAAGAGAATAAGGAAGAACTTGACAATAATGTAAACAGTGGTGATTTGGTTATTGAGGATAGGTCTGTTGTGGATGAGGATATTTGGGAATCAGGAATGGCTACTGCAACTTGA
- the LOC135494669 gene encoding uncharacterized protein LOC135494669, protein MPTPKPSPQQSDPVRSMQESNAFLRGYLSRIEAVKENQTLEQLYRDLDVQLTKSASASRLARAYADKLVSASQESAAILESISAAMKKRIEGLRPKEEKENGKQTTEVTSARDANGGSEKTERPGAKPGVVGKGRGKSPVSKTPNRTPRQPTKPKAKLTERDISNATTTLSLYELLIKCSNNVDEQMKTILQDVVDTAADAAKAVSGLQTAAGLEVLKQKVVRDMPDIEALYRKQYEAMKSEANTVAKQQQDEEEQKRKLEQERKDLLERQRLHEEEIQRRAHEEAQRRIKEELDKIKKEAMSADEKVREEEREKIRQEEREKRRIEEEEAKKATAEKKKLEEMQKEIEAKKKVDAAERDRQRKIDDEKRIKEEAESLKRNSELWPFFIYPKDKMDHDDGVACIIRSYPSKVVPVRQEDIRVTVVSDDEYTKMTRNTFEAEEGEELCSSVIKVESKKGNLKFEVPARIAIPCICSADDKYYSLVLNVLDEHGIWNDCVGVETKFTDFEGVRFLETNLSRLAPKLCIVVVSRLKKDDRRLAHIGGTLASNVVEGVSLMFPKGALNESRHLEISVEPVPKGRVKQLEKFNDACSSVRSTGPVVRIANIGGITEFGRPVIVTLPDAPCSEEIEDETDRCLAELNEDGEWVVRLKRRITVEDGKIRFEIRSPRFGFIVMRMDKPLSAEECETAATCISNHVRDYTLKMVLKQKSSDPGKLVTNCVIGWKAEKFGSEVKDQGFDSGPPVGRDFLAKDGQRLEIRFHGNVKNKQYNHEVIPLVYRRNMPDISRREFSIEVKNPLLQHFKSEYQGFIQVWRHMALGEIEMEAESDEVGDGDPNKGWHLVADFSVTLPKTTRASTVKGTSDDPLDEIIFEQLSNSMENSQRLRLMLKLDSTQEGNDATAYDPLRFSQWLWDWYCKMKAHKKQKELFDQIKNALMTSGSTKFATQLQQWGDVYKIERDANIGEEEILATILEMASSAHIIIMNWKYVVSRLEPRLQETDISNIESSCGEGAKKEKCVQAFNLWREKVGGAILPEAFIDLLKNMEYHATAVKLENELYQMRQKIRLGQEVS, encoded by the exons ATGCCAACCCCGAAGCCGTCCCCTCAGCAGTCGGACCCCGTCAGGTCCATGCAGGAGTCCAATGCCTTTCTCAGGGGGTACCTCAGTCGAATCGAGGCTGTCAAAGAGAACCAGACATTGGAACAACTCTACAGGGACCTCGATGTCCAGTTGACAAAATCCGCATCAGCATCGCGTCTGGCGCGAGCATATGCGGACAAACTGGTCTCAGCTTCGCAAGAAagtgcggccatcttggaatctaTATCCGCTGCCATGAAAAAGAGGATTGAAGGTTTGCGGCCTAAAGAGGAGAAGGAGAATGGGAAGCAGACGACGGAGGTGACGTCTGCGCGCGACGCAAATGGTGGGTCGGAGAAGACGGAGAGGCCAGGGGCGAAACCGGGTGTGGTCGGCAAAGGCAGAG GCAAATCACCTGTCTCCAAAACTCCCAACCGGACCCCAAGACAGCCCACGAAACCAAAAGCCAAACTGACTGAGCGGGACATCTCCAATGCCACGACTACTCTATCACTGTACGAACTTCTGATCAAATGCTCTAACAATGTCGACGAGCAGATGAAGACCATCCTCCAGGACGTTGTGGACACAGCGGCTGATGCTGCCAAGGCGGTGTCAGGGCTTCAGACGGCGGCAGGATTAGAG GTATTGAAACAAAAAGTCGTCCGAGACATGCCGGATATCGAAGCCCTGTACCGGAAGCAGTATGAAGCCATGAAATCGGAGGCAAACACCGTAGCCAAGCAACAACAGGATGAAGAGGAACAGAAAAGAAAGTTGGAACAAGAGAGAAAAGACCTTTTGGAGAGACAACGGCTTCATGAGGAGGAAATTCAACG ACGCGCTCACGAAGAAGCGCAGCGACGAATCAAAGAAGAATTGGACAAAATTAAGAAAGAGGCGATGTCGGCTGACGAGAAGGTCAGGGAGGAAGAACGGGAGAAAATCAGACAGGAGGAACGAGAGAAGAGACGAATTGAAGAGGAGGAGGCGAAAAAGGCTACGGCGGAGAAGAAAAAGTTAGAAGAG atgcAAAAAGAGATCGAGGCAAAGAAGAAGGTCGATGCGGCGGAACGGGATCGACAGAGGAAGATAGATGACGAGAAGAGGATTAAAGAAGAGGCAGAAAGTTTAAAGAGGAATTCTGAACTCTGGCCGTTTTTCAT ATATCCCAAAGACAAAATGGATCACGATGATGGTGTAGCCTGTATCATCCGATCCTACCCTTCCAAGGTTGTGCCAGTCAGGCAGGAAGACATCAGAGTTACAGTCGTATCAGATGATGAATACACCAAAATGACGAGGAATACGTTCGAGGCGGAGGAAGGAGAAGAACTGTGTAGTAGCGTTATCAAAGTAGAGTCAAAGAAAGGCAACTTGAAATTTGAG GTGCCGGCCCGTATCGCCATTCCTTGTATTTGCTCAGCAGACGACAAGTACTACAGCCTCGTACTCAATGTTCTGGACGAGCATGGAATCTGGAATGACTGTGTCGGAGTTGAAACGAAGTTTACAGATTTCGAG GGCGTTCGTTTCCTCGAGACTAACTTGTCGAGACTTGCTCCAAAGCTTTGTATAGTGGTCGTATCCCGTCTGAAGAAGGATGATCGCCGGCTCGCTCATATTGGGGGAACTCTCGCCTCAAATGTCGTCGAAGGAGTCAGTCTCATGTTCCCGAAAGGTGCACTGAATGAGTCGCGACATCTGGAAATATCG GTTGAACCCGTCCCGAAAGGTCGAGTAAAACAATTAGAGAAATTCAACGATGCTTGCAGCAGCGTTCGGTCGACCGGTCCAGTGGTGCGAATAGCCAACATTGGAGGAATCACAGAGTTCGGTCGGCCTGTCATCGTCACCCTGCCCGATGCGCCTTGTTCGGAGGAGATCGAGGATGAGACGGATAGATGCCTGG CTGAACTGAATGAAGACGGAGAATGGGTGGTTAGATTAAAGCGGCGTATAACTGTAGAAGACGGGAAAATACGATTCGAGATCCGGTCACCAAGATTTGGCTTCATTGTAATGAGAATGGACAAGCCTCTCTCCGCCGAGGAGTGCGAAACTGCAGCCACCTGCATAAGCAATCACGTGAGAGACTACACATTGAAAATGGTGCTAAAACAGAAGTCCAGTGATCCGGGGAAACTTGTAACGAACTGTGTGATTGGTTGGAAGGCGGAGAAATTCGGGTCAGAGGTCAAGGATCAAGGTTTCGATTCTGGCCCACCTGTTGGGCGAGATTTTCTTGCGAAAGACGGTCAAAGGTTAGAGATTCGTTTCCACGGGAATGTAAAAAATAAGCAATACAACCATGAAGTGATTCCGTTAGTTTATCGTCGGAATATGCCCGATATTTCCCGCAGGGAGTTCTCGATCGAGGTCAAGAATCCTCTCTTGCAGCACTTTAAATCGGAATACCAGGGGTTCATTCAGGTTTGGCGCCACATGGCGCTAGGTGAGATCGAAATGGAGGCAGAGAGCGATGAAGTCGGCGATGGTGACCCAAACAAGGGGTGGCATCTTGTGGCCGATTTCTCTGTTACTCTTCCAAAGACAACGAGAGCGTCTACGGTCAAAGGCACTTCAGATG ATCCTCTGGATGAGATTATTTTCGAGCAGTTATCGAATAGCATGGAGAACTCCCAGCGCCTCCGGCTGATGTTGAAGCTGGACTCGACGCAGGAAGGCAACGACGCCACTGCCTACGATCCTTTGAGGTTCTCACAGTGGCTGTGGGATTGGTACTGCAAGATGAAGGCGCATAAAAAGCAG AAAGAGCTGTTCGACCAGATCAAGAATGCCCTCATGACGAGTGGAAGTACAAAGTTTGCTACTCAGTTGCAACAGTGGGGAGATGTTTACAAAATAGAGCGTGATGCTAATATTGGAG AAGAAGAAATTCTCGCCACAATCCTTGAGATGGCCAGCTCCGcccatatcatcatcatgaatTGGAAATACGTGGTGTCCCGGTTAGAGCCTCGGCTCCAGGAGACAGATATCAGCAACATCGAGAGTTCTTGTGGCGAGGGTGCCAAAAAGGAGAAATGTGTACAAGCATTCAACCTGTGGCGAGAGAAAGTGGGTGGCGCCATCCTGCCGGAGGCGTTTATAGATCTACTGAAGAACATGGAGTACCACGCTACTGCAG TGAAGCTAGAGAACGAGCTGTACCAAATGAGACAGAAGATTCGTCTTGGACAGGAGGTATCATAA